One region of Clostridiaceae bacterium genomic DNA includes:
- a CDS encoding tetratricopeptide repeat protein, translating to MKTIAQIERKLDNKLIVIGIIAFITLIAYCNSFAIPFLLDDFSSIVNNYDIRNPFDLRSIWNFYTNRFVLYFTLSINYAIHDTSVYGYHIVNTAIHIFNGIILYFIINYILGLNFEKNKLAARFRNVISMVGSLVFVTHPMQINAVSYIVQRTASLAACFYLLSIFFFLKYRINDKKRYFIFMLISIILAMFTKENTITIPFMLALLDFMFFLKDREIKWIKRAVILIIIFLTVPIIPGTNIFLKGFNQSDPNLTFKASTSMERNHYFYTQMNVILLYIRLLFIPYGQCFDYSNDFPISKTIWENNSYISFIILLIIGLIGLYNFKKNKLLSLGILWFFIGLSVESSFISIKDVYFEHRVYFPLAGFVIFLIGLIFPPQSGERIIKPNLVKKSMQAFMVLSCLIIIMLSGLTIARNYIYSDTIRLWQDTVKKAPNSDRAHSSLAGGYLDSYEEDKEKNKEHLELAEKEYIISLQLNPNNSTSRSNLAKVYLLKGEYEKCIEEAERANKIKKSKYAYNNIGSAYKEMGMLDKAIEAYLEGYKLDNRCTFILKALGNTYYEKGDYKNAKFYFEEFLKYNIYSDNEEIRKKLEEIRGFAE from the coding sequence AACTATGATATAAGAAATCCCTTTGATTTACGATCCATATGGAATTTTTACACCAACAGGTTTGTTTTATATTTTACTTTGTCAATAAATTATGCAATTCATGATACTTCCGTATATGGTTATCATATAGTCAATACGGCAATTCACATTTTTAATGGGATAATACTTTATTTTATAATAAACTATATACTCGGACTGAATTTTGAAAAAAACAAACTGGCAGCCAGATTCAGGAATGTTATTTCCATGGTTGGATCACTTGTTTTCGTAACTCATCCCATGCAGATTAATGCTGTAAGTTATATTGTCCAGAGAACAGCCTCACTTGCGGCTTGTTTTTATCTTCTTTCAATTTTCTTCTTTTTAAAATACCGGATAAATGATAAAAAAAGATATTTTATATTTATGTTGATTTCAATAATACTGGCAATGTTTACAAAGGAAAATACCATAACAATTCCTTTCATGCTTGCCCTGCTGGATTTTATGTTCTTTTTAAAAGACAGAGAAATTAAATGGATTAAAAGGGCTGTTATTTTGATAATTATATTTTTGACAGTACCAATAATACCGGGAACAAATATTTTTTTAAAAGGGTTTAACCAGAGTGATCCTAACTTAACCTTTAAAGCAAGCACTTCTATGGAAAGGAACCATTATTTCTACACCCAGATGAATGTAATTTTGCTGTATATCAGGCTGCTTTTTATACCATATGGTCAGTGCTTTGATTATAGCAACGATTTTCCAATTTCAAAGACTATATGGGAAAACAATTCCTATATTTCATTTATTATTTTACTTATAATAGGATTAATCGGCTTATATAATTTTAAGAAAAACAAATTATTATCTCTTGGTATACTGTGGTTTTTTATAGGGCTTTCTGTAGAATCCTCATTTATATCTATTAAGGATGTTTATTTTGAACATAGAGTATACTTTCCATTGGCTGGTTTTGTAATATTTTTAATAGGCCTGATATTCCCGCCTCAATCCGGTGAGAGAATCATAAAGCCTAACCTTGTTAAAAAATCCATGCAAGCATTTATGGTTTTATCATGTCTCATTATTATTATGCTTTCAGGGCTTACAATAGCTAGAAATTATATATACAGCGATACTATAAGGTTGTGGCAGGATACTGTAAAAAAAGCACCTAACAGCGACAGAGCCCATAGTTCTCTTGCAGGAGGTTATCTTGACAGCTATGAGGAAGATAAAGAAAAGAACAAAGAACATCTTGAACTGGCAGAAAAAGAATATATCATATCACTTCAATTAAACCCCAACAACAGTACTTCCCGCAGCAACCTGGCAAAGGTTTATCTGCTTAAGGGTGAGTATGAAAAATGTATTGAAGAAGCTGAAAGGGCGAATAAAATTAAAAAGTCCAAATATGCTTACAATAACATAGGTTCTGCATATAAAGAAATGGGGATGCTGGATAAGGCAATAGAGGCATATCTTGAAGGTTATAAACTTGATAACAGGTGTACATTTATTCTTAAAGCTTTAGGAAACACCTATTATGAAAAAGGTGATTATAAGAATGCGAAATTCTATTTTGAGGAGTTTTTGAAGTATAATATTTATTCAGATAATGAAGAAATTCGGAAGAAACTGGAAGAGATAAGAGGTTTTGCTGAATAG
- a CDS encoding YlxM family DNA-binding protein — translation MKNIYHISLLLDFYGQLLTKRQQEILDLHINNDYSLGEISEQLDISRQGVYDNVKRGKAALYEFEEKLGLIKKFSEQKEIAMKIVKLLSEIDKKNMSQDDIEKLNQVKNGIIDIVNGL, via the coding sequence ATGAAGAATATATACCATATTAGTTTACTCCTGGATTTTTATGGGCAGCTGCTGACTAAAAGACAGCAGGAAATACTTGATTTGCATATAAATAATGATTATTCTCTTGGCGAAATATCCGAGCAACTGGATATAAGCCGGCAAGGTGTCTATGATAATGTTAAGAGAGGGAAAGCTGCCCTTTATGAGTTTGAAGAAAAATTAGGACTGATTAAAAAGTTTTCTGAACAAAAAGAGATAGCTATGAAAATAGTTAAGCTGCTGAGTGAAATTGATAAAAAAAATATGAGCCAGGATGATATTGAGAAACTTAACCAGGTAAAAAACGGTATTATTGATATAGTTAATGGTCTATGA
- the ffh gene encoding signal recognition particle protein — protein sequence MSLFEGLSSKLQSTIKRLRGAGRVSEKDVKEIMREIKLALLEADVNFKVVKDFINKVSERAVGQEVLESLSPGQQVIKIVHEELINLMGREPSKIIFSPRPPTVIMMVGLQGSGKTTTSGKLANLLRKQGKNPLLTACDIYRPAAIKQLEVVGNQLNIPVFSLGDKVNPVDIAKAALNHANSKGYDVVIIDTAGRLHIDEELMDELKNIKAAVNPHEILLVVDSMTGQDAVNVAENFNNKLGIDGIVLTKLDGDTRGGAALSVKAVTGRPIKFAAAGEKLSDLEPFYPDRMASRILGMGDVLSLIEKAQEAFDEKKALELEKKMRSQQFTLEDFLDQLRQLKNMGPLQQVLGMIPGINSKALQNADLDEKKMARVEAIINSMTLQERKDPSIINGSRRKRIAAGSGTSVQDVNKLLRDFEEVKKMFKMFSDMGKKGKKSFGKMRLPF from the coding sequence ATGTCGTTGTTCGAAGGATTGTCCAGCAAACTCCAGAGTACAATAAAAAGGCTTCGGGGTGCAGGAAGAGTATCAGAAAAAGATGTAAAGGAAATAATGAGAGAAATCAAACTTGCTTTACTTGAAGCTGATGTAAACTTCAAAGTAGTAAAAGATTTTATAAACAAAGTGTCTGAAAGAGCAGTAGGACAGGAAGTTCTTGAAAGTCTCAGCCCTGGACAGCAAGTAATCAAGATAGTTCATGAGGAATTAATTAATCTGATGGGGAGGGAACCCAGTAAAATTATTTTTTCTCCCCGGCCGCCAACGGTTATTATGATGGTAGGGCTTCAAGGCTCAGGAAAGACAACTACATCAGGGAAATTGGCAAACCTGCTTAGAAAACAGGGTAAAAATCCACTTCTTACCGCATGTGATATTTATAGGCCCGCAGCTATAAAACAGCTGGAAGTTGTAGGCAATCAGCTGAATATTCCAGTGTTTTCACTAGGTGATAAAGTTAATCCGGTAGATATAGCAAAGGCTGCTTTAAATCATGCAAACAGTAAAGGATATGACGTGGTAATTATAGATACTGCCGGAAGACTGCACATTGATGAGGAGTTGATGGATGAGCTTAAGAATATCAAGGCTGCGGTAAACCCTCATGAAATACTTCTTGTAGTGGATTCCATGACCGGCCAGGATGCTGTAAATGTAGCAGAGAACTTTAATAATAAACTAGGAATAGATGGTATTGTTCTTACAAAATTGGACGGTGATACAAGAGGTGGAGCAGCTTTATCAGTTAAGGCGGTGACAGGGCGTCCTATAAAATTTGCTGCTGCAGGTGAAAAATTAAGCGACCTGGAACCGTTTTATCCGGACAGAATGGCTTCAAGAATTCTTGGCATGGGAGACGTTCTAAGTCTGATTGAAAAAGCCCAGGAAGCCTTTGATGAAAAAAAGGCTCTTGAGCTTGAGAAAAAAATGAGAAGTCAGCAATTTACCCTGGAGGATTTCTTAGACCAGCTTCGTCAGCTTAAAAATATGGGTCCTCTGCAACAGGTATTAGGCATGATTCCAGGAATAAACAGTAAAGCACTGCAAAATGCTGATCTGGATGAGAAAAAAATGGCCAGGGTGGAGGCTATTATAAATTCAATGACTTTGCAGGAAAGAAAAGATCCCTCAATCATAAACGGAAGCAGGAGAAAAAGAATTGCTGCTGGAAGTGGTACCAGTGTACAGGATGTAAATAAGCTATTAAGAGATTTTGAAGAAGTTAAGAAAATGTTCAAGATGTTCTCTGATATGGGCAAAAAGGGTAAGAAATCATTTGGCAAGATGAGATTACCTTTCTAA
- the rpsP gene encoding 30S ribosomal protein S16, translated as MAVRIRLKRIGAKKSPFYRVVVADSRYPRDGRFIEEIGTYNPVPNPSEIKIDSEKALKWLKNGAQPTDTVRTLLKAAGIIE; from the coding sequence GTGGCAGTAAGAATCAGACTGAAAAGAATTGGTGCAAAAAAGAGTCCTTTTTATAGAGTAGTTGTAGCTGATTCAAGATATCCACGTGATGGCAGGTTTATAGAAGAAATAGGTACCTATAATCCTGTTCCAAATCCGTCTGAAATAAAGATTGACAGTGAAAAGGCTTTAAAATGGTTGAAAAATGGAGCTCAACCAACAGACACTGTAAGGACATTGTTAAAAGCAGCTGGAATAATTGAATAA
- a CDS encoding KH domain-containing protein — protein MKELLEVMAKALVDNPEEVYVNEIEGEKSLILELKVSKEDMGKVIGKQGRIAKAIRTVIKASAIKENKRVIVEIIQ, from the coding sequence ATGAAGGAATTACTCGAAGTTATGGCCAAGGCGCTTGTTGATAACCCGGAAGAGGTATACGTAAATGAGATCGAAGGGGAAAAATCCCTTATATTAGAATTGAAGGTCTCAAAGGAAGATATGGGTAAGGTAATTGGAAAACAGGGTAGAATTGCAAAAGCCATAAGAACAGTTATCAAAGCGTCTGCTATAAAAGAAAACAAAAGAGTTATTGTGGAAATAATACAATAA
- the rimM gene encoding ribosome maturation factor RimM codes for MSEYLEIGKIVNTHGIKGEIKVIPLTDSLDRFNDLDWVYVDKQGKLEKYNIEGVRPYKGLVMIKFKEITDMSKAEELKGLYIKVDRENAVKLPEDSFFICDLIGCEVYDDNLGKLGIIKNVLETGSNDVFVVDGEKYGEVLIPALKSVVKEVSVEEGQVRVSLPEGLIDNEV; via the coding sequence TTGAGCGAATATCTTGAAATAGGTAAAATTGTTAATACCCATGGAATAAAGGGAGAGATTAAAGTAATACCTCTTACCGACAGCTTGGACAGGTTTAATGATCTTGATTGGGTTTATGTAGATAAGCAAGGCAAATTGGAAAAATATAATATTGAAGGAGTCAGGCCATATAAAGGACTTGTAATGATAAAGTTTAAGGAAATTACTGATATGAGTAAGGCAGAAGAATTAAAAGGCTTGTATATTAAGGTTGACAGAGAAAATGCCGTTAAACTGCCTGAGGATAGTTTTTTTATATGTGACCTGATTGGTTGTGAAGTTTATGATGATAACCTGGGTAAACTGGGAATAATAAAAAATGTCCTGGAAACAGGCAGTAACGATGTTTTTGTGGTTGATGGAGAAAAATATGGTGAAGTATTAATACCTGCTTTGAAAAGTGTGGTGAAAGAGGTTTCTGTGGAAGAAGGCCAGGTAAGAGTTTCTCTTCCGGAAGGGCTGATTGATAATGAGGTTTGA
- the trmD gene encoding tRNA (guanosine(37)-N1)-methyltransferase TrmD, translating into MRFDILTLFPDIFKYVLGESIIGRAQKKGIIQINPINIRDFSRDKHKKTDDYPYGGGAGMVMTPQPIYDAWLSIVDGLSYRPPVIYLSPQGKLFNQSMVEELAKYDHLILLCGHYEGIDERIIEEIVDEEISIGDYILTGGELPAMVVIDAVSRLIPGVLSNKESHLDESIYSGLLEYPQYTRPYEFLNRKVPDVLLSGHHANIEKWRKEQSLKRTYEKRPDLYEKYCKKQK; encoded by the coding sequence ATGAGGTTTGACATACTGACACTTTTTCCTGATATCTTTAAATATGTATTAGGAGAAAGTATTATCGGCAGAGCCCAAAAAAAAGGTATTATTCAAATTAACCCAATAAACATCAGAGATTTTTCACGGGATAAGCATAAGAAAACCGATGATTATCCCTACGGCGGAGGTGCAGGTATGGTTATGACTCCGCAACCAATATATGATGCCTGGCTTTCAATAGTGGATGGTTTATCCTATAGACCACCAGTTATATATCTCAGCCCACAGGGTAAGTTATTTAACCAAAGTATGGTAGAAGAACTGGCCAAGTATGACCACCTTATTCTTTTATGCGGACATTATGAAGGCATAGATGAGAGGATAATCGAAGAAATAGTGGATGAAGAAATATCCATAGGGGATTATATCCTAACAGGAGGAGAACTTCCTGCTATGGTGGTAATAGATGCAGTAAGCCGTCTTATTCCAGGAGTTCTATCAAATAAAGAGTCTCATTTAGATGAGTCAATTTATAGTGGGCTTTTGGAATATCCACAATATACCAGGCCTTATGAATTCTTGAACAGGAAAGTTCCTGATGTTTTACTGTCGGGGCATCATGCTAACATAGAAAAATGGAGAAAAGAACAGTCCCTGAAAAGAACATACGAAAAGAGGCCTGACTTATATGAAAAATACTGCAAGAAACAAAAATAA
- the rplS gene encoding 50S ribosomal protein L19, translated as MDIIKTIEQEQLRTDLPVVEIGDYVRVHLKVKEGSRERIQVFEGTVISKRGSGLKESFTVRRISYGVGVERVLPVHSPKIANIEIVRKGKVRRAKLYYLREKLGKSARVREKLDVRKDEE; from the coding sequence ATGGATATAATTAAAACAATAGAGCAAGAACAGTTGAGAACAGATTTACCTGTTGTTGAAATAGGAGATTATGTTAGAGTACATTTAAAAGTAAAAGAAGGATCAAGAGAAAGAATTCAGGTTTTTGAAGGAACAGTAATATCCAAAAGAGGCAGTGGCCTTAAGGAAAGCTTTACTGTAAGAAGAATATCTTATGGTGTCGGAGTTGAAAGAGTTTTACCAGTTCACTCCCCCAAAATCGCTAATATTGAAATTGTAAGAAAAGGTAAAGTAAGAAGAGCAAAACTCTACTACTTGCGTGAAAAACTTGGTAAGTCAGCAAGAGTCAGAGAAAAACTTGATGTTAGAAAAGATGAAGAATAA
- the lepB gene encoding signal peptidase I: MNTKNESVSFAKELFQWIEAILVAVIIALLIRGFIFEPVLVQGDSMNNTLSSNERLIVYKLGYYFSEPKRGDIIVLQYQKGAVEYIPFLKNFTFIKKMLPGINEVDFIKRVIAVPGDVVDIKDGFVYINNEKLDEPYALGYTDSYGLKVPFVVEEGEVFVLGDNRQNSRDSRQIGMIKYDRIKGKAVYRIWPLNNMGVLK, encoded by the coding sequence ATGAATACAAAGAATGAATCTGTTAGTTTCGCTAAAGAACTATTTCAATGGATTGAAGCAATCCTTGTGGCAGTTATTATAGCTTTGCTGATTAGAGGTTTTATATTCGAACCAGTATTGGTTCAAGGAGATTCCATGAACAATACTCTTTCCAGCAATGAAAGGCTGATTGTTTATAAATTGGGATACTATTTCTCTGAACCAAAGAGAGGAGATATAATAGTTCTTCAATACCAAAAAGGTGCCGTTGAATATATACCATTCTTAAAAAATTTTACTTTTATAAAAAAAATGTTGCCGGGAATAAATGAAGTGGATTTTATTAAAAGAGTTATAGCAGTACCCGGAGATGTGGTTGATATAAAGGATGGGTTTGTGTATATAAATAATGAAAAATTAGATGAGCCTTATGCATTAGGGTATACTGACAGTTATGGCCTGAAGGTTCCTTTTGTTGTTGAAGAAGGTGAAGTATTTGTCCTCGGTGACAACAGGCAGAACAGCAGAGACAGCAGACAGATAGGCATGATTAAATATGATAGAATAAAAGGAAAGGCAGTATATAGAATATGGCCTCTGAATAATATGGGAGTTTTAAAATAG
- the ylqF gene encoding ribosome biogenesis GTPase YlqF, with amino-acid sequence MNIQWFPGHMAKTRRLISENLKLVDVVIELLDARIPVSSKNPEIDKILGNKPRVVALNKSDMADETISKRWERWYNENGYTYIFIDSIRGKGLNQLKVLLKELTKEKIEREKKKGRIFRPIRTMVVGIPNVGKSTLINKMAGRAAAATEDRPGVTKNKQWIRLGREIDLLDTPGILWPKFEDLKVGLNLAFTGAIKDDVYDIVEVASALLIQLSDTYPQLIKERYKFNDADFENKEELLIIAGRNRGCLVSGGEVDTTRIAAIVLDEFRGGKIGRITLETPPDEENPEG; translated from the coding sequence ATGAATATACAATGGTTTCCTGGTCATATGGCAAAGACACGGAGACTAATTTCAGAAAATTTAAAACTGGTAGACGTAGTAATTGAACTGCTGGATGCCAGAATACCTGTAAGCAGCAAAAATCCTGAAATAGACAAAATATTAGGGAATAAGCCGAGGGTAGTGGCATTAAACAAATCTGATATGGCTGACGAAACGATATCAAAAAGATGGGAAAGATGGTATAACGAAAATGGTTATACCTATATTTTTATAGACTCAATAAGAGGTAAGGGATTAAATCAGTTAAAAGTTTTATTGAAAGAATTGACAAAAGAAAAAATAGAGAGAGAAAAGAAAAAAGGCAGGATATTCCGTCCTATCAGGACTATGGTAGTCGGCATTCCGAATGTAGGGAAATCCACATTGATTAATAAAATGGCAGGAAGAGCGGCTGCAGCCACGGAGGACAGGCCCGGAGTTACAAAAAACAAGCAGTGGATTAGACTGGGAAGAGAAATAGATCTTTTAGATACTCCCGGAATATTATGGCCAAAATTTGAAGACTTAAAAGTTGGCCTGAATCTGGCTTTTACCGGCGCCATAAAAGATGATGTGTATGATATTGTTGAAGTAGCCTCAGCCCTCCTTATTCAGCTTAGCGATACCTATCCTCAACTCATAAAAGAAAGATATAAATTTAATGATGCAGATTTTGAGAATAAAGAAGAACTATTAATTATTGCGGGCAGGAACAGAGGATGTTTGGTATCAGGAGGAGAAGTAGACACAACGAGAATTGCCGCAATTGTTCTTGATGAATTCAGGGGAGGAAAAATTGGTAGAATTACATTGGAAACTCCGCCTGATGAAGAAAATCCGGAGGGTTAG
- a CDS encoding ribonuclease HII, with the protein MMTLDKAEVNDKELLRYRNMCVYEMEAYTKGAGYVAGVDEAGRGPLAGPVVAAAVILPRGIFIEKLNDSKKLTAKKREELFEIITHEALAYSLGIVDEKSIDRVNILNATKDAMEKAIQNLSITPDIVLIDAVKLDNIKVPQLSIVKGDQLSISIAAASILAKVTRDRIMEDMSEKYPQYGFAKHKGYGTKEHIEAIKKYGLCPIHRISFTKKFV; encoded by the coding sequence ATGATGACTTTAGACAAGGCTGAGGTTAATGATAAGGAATTGCTCCGCTATAGGAATATGTGCGTTTATGAGATGGAGGCATACACCAAGGGGGCTGGCTATGTAGCAGGTGTTGATGAAGCGGGAAGAGGACCATTGGCGGGGCCTGTTGTAGCAGCGGCTGTAATTTTGCCCAGGGGGATATTCATTGAAAAGCTTAATGATTCTAAAAAGCTGACTGCCAAAAAAAGAGAGGAACTTTTTGAGATAATTACTCACGAAGCTCTTGCATATTCATTAGGTATTGTAGATGAGAAATCCATAGACAGGGTTAATATTTTAAATGCAACCAAAGATGCTATGGAAAAAGCAATTCAAAATCTTAGTATAACACCTGATATTGTATTAATTGATGCAGTTAAACTTGATAATATCAAAGTCCCTCAGCTTTCAATTGTAAAGGGTGATCAACTAAGCATATCAATTGCAGCCGCTTCAATACTTGCAAAAGTGACAAGGGACAGAATAATGGAAGATATGAGTGAAAAATATCCCCAGTATGGTTTCGCAAAACATAAGGGCTATGGAACCAAAGAGCATATAGAAGCTATAAAGAAATATGGTTTATGTCCCATTCATAGAATAAGTTTCACAAAGAAATTTGTATAA
- a CDS encoding YraN family protein has product MKTNNKNLGNIGEKAAIDFLCKNNYHIIHTNFRAGKLGEIDIVARENEYICFIEVKTRSSLSFGIPSESVTSRKQNVIRKVAAVYLSRNHANESSVRFDIVEVYVKRKAGEVEITQINLIKNAF; this is encoded by the coding sequence TTGAAGACTAATAATAAAAACCTTGGAAATATAGGTGAAAAGGCAGCTATAGATTTTTTATGCAAAAATAACTACCATATAATTCACACAAATTTTAGAGCAGGCAAACTTGGCGAAATTGATATAGTTGCCAGAGAAAATGAATATATTTGTTTTATTGAGGTAAAGACCAGAAGCAGCTTATCTTTCGGCATACCTTCTGAATCTGTTACATCCAGAAAACAGAATGTTATAAGGAAAGTTGCTGCAGTTTATTTATCAAGAAATCATGCTAACGAAAGCAGCGTAAGGTTTGATATCGTTGAAGTATATGTCAAGAGGAAAGCCGGCGAAGTAGAGATAACCCAAATAAATCTTATTAAGAATGCTTTCTAA
- a CDS encoding membrane dipeptidase: protein MIIVDAHCDTLSRIYDDKMDLMKNNFHVDIERMQKYDGYVQFFAAFIDPAYCQAYAMRRAVQLIDKFYSQAELYKDNISLCYDIDSVNAALKERKIAAILTIEGGDALQGDLAALRTFYKLGVRSLCLTWNYRNEIADGVEDSSSDRGLTYFGRVVVREMNSLGMIIDISHISEKGFWDVIELSKAPVIASHSNAKAICNHIRNLTDSQIIAIKDNGGVIGINFYPYFLNNTAHASVKNIIRHIEYIASLIGCDNIGIGADFDGIDCTPLDISGVQDMYKVINELLRLNYTEKDVEKIAGGNFIRVISQVLR, encoded by the coding sequence ATGATAATAGTAGATGCCCACTGTGACACATTGTCAAGAATATATGATGATAAAATGGATTTGATGAAGAACAATTTTCATGTTGATATTGAGAGAATGCAAAAATATGATGGATATGTGCAATTCTTCGCAGCTTTTATAGATCCTGCCTATTGCCAGGCTTACGCTATGAGACGGGCTGTACAGTTAATTGATAAGTTTTATTCCCAGGCTGAGTTGTATAAAGATAATATTTCATTATGTTACGATATTGACTCGGTTAATGCTGCGCTAAAAGAGAGGAAGATTGCTGCCATCCTTACTATAGAAGGTGGAGATGCTCTGCAGGGAGATCTGGCAGCTTTAAGAACATTTTATAAATTGGGTGTAAGAAGTTTATGCCTGACCTGGAACTATAGAAACGAAATAGCCGATGGAGTGGAAGATTCTTCTTCAGACAGAGGACTAACGTACTTTGGCAGAGTTGTAGTCAGAGAAATGAATTCTCTTGGAATGATAATAGATATATCTCATATTTCAGAAAAGGGCTTCTGGGATGTAATTGAACTGTCAAAAGCTCCTGTTATTGCCTCTCATTCTAATGCTAAGGCTATATGCAACCATATACGCAATTTAACCGATTCTCAAATAATAGCCATAAAGGATAATGGTGGAGTAATAGGTATTAACTTTTATCCTTATTTTCTCAATAATACAGCTCACGCTTCGGTAAAAAATATTATAAGACATATTGAATATATTGCTTCTTTGATAGGGTGTGACAATATTGGAATTGGTGCCGATTTTGACGGAATAGATTGTACTCCTTTAGATATAAGCGGAGTCCAGGACATGTATAAAGTAATCAATGAATTGCTTAGGCTCAACTATACAGAAAAAGATGTTGAAAAAATTGCCGGAGGTAATTTTATAAGAGTGATAAGTCAGGTGCTAAGGTAG
- a CDS encoding folate family ECF transporter S component: protein MKNSRMLVFIGLFISLDVILTRYLAFQTPIIRISFGFLPIALSGIMFGPVIGGVTGMVADIIGMIIFPRGPYFPGFTISAFLTGAIYGLFLHKKERSIIRIIITVLVITVFVDSFLNTIWLIIMGFGNAGIILPRILKNLIMVPVQIVTISLGWRYLGSFIEKEKFKRADIKD from the coding sequence ATGAAAAATTCACGCATGCTAGTATTTATAGGCTTATTTATTTCATTGGACGTTATTTTAACCCGTTATTTAGCTTTTCAAACTCCCATCATTAGAATTAGTTTTGGTTTTCTTCCAATTGCATTATCAGGAATTATGTTTGGTCCGGTTATAGGTGGTGTAACTGGTATGGTTGCAGATATAATAGGTATGATTATTTTTCCAAGAGGGCCTTACTTTCCTGGTTTCACTATAAGTGCTTTTCTTACCGGCGCTATATATGGACTTTTTCTCCATAAAAAAGAAAGAAGCATTATTCGAATTATTATAACAGTACTGGTTATAACTGTCTTTGTGGATTCATTTTTAAATACCATATGGTTGATAATAATGGGGTTTGGCAATGCAGGAATAATTCTTCCCCGTATATTAAAAAACCTGATTATGGTGCCTGTACAAATAGTGACTATTTCTTTAGGATGGCGTTATCTTGGCAGTTTTATTGAGAAAGAAAAATTCAAAAGAGCGGATATTAAAGATTAA